Proteins encoded together in one Impatiens glandulifera chromosome 1, dImpGla2.1, whole genome shotgun sequence window:
- the LOC124920430 gene encoding deoxycytidylate deaminase-like codes for MSSRDFALISASAIAGAIASAFAVSFFLQPKRVRSSTNRNQKRSCPFDPSKRQGYLSWDDYFMAIAFLSAERSKDPNRQVGACLVSLNNVILGIGYNGFPRGCSDDKLPWSKKSKTNNPLETKYPYVCHAEVNAILNTNHASAAGQKLYVTMFPCNECAKIIIQSGVSEVIYFVEKMLDNCDNTYIASHKLLSLAGLKVRKHQPQMDQILIGFEEP; via the exons ATGAGTTCAAGAGATTTCGCTCTGATTTCGGCTTCTGCTATCGCCGGCGCCATAGCATCTGCTTTTGCTGTAAGTTTCTTCTTACAACCTAAGAGAGTTCGATCGTCAACGAACAGAAATCAAAAGCGATCCTGTCCTTTTGATCCTTCCAAGCGCCAAGG GTACTTGTCGTGGGATGATTACTTCATGGCTATTGCATTTTTATCTGCTGAGCGGTCTAAGGATCCTAACAGGCAG GTTGGTGCGTGCTTAGTGAGCCTAAATAATGTAATACTTG GAATTGGGTACAATGGTTTCCCACGTGGTTGTTCAGATGATAAGCTACCATGGTCAAAG AAGTCCAAGACCAATAACCCTTTGGAGACCAAATACCC TTATGTTTGTCATGCTGAAGTCAATGCAATTCTAAACACAAATCACGCATCTGCTGCAGGACAG AAGCTCTATGTTACTATGTTTCCTTGTAATGAGTGTGCTAAGATAATCATTCAG TCTGGTGTTTCGGAAGTGATTTACTTTGTGGAGAAGATGTTAGACAATTGTGACAACACCTACATTGCTTCGCACAAATTGCTATCCTTGGCTGGTCTCAAG GTAAGGAAGCATCAACCGCAAATGGATCAAATCTTAATCGGTTTTGAGGAGCCGTGA
- the LOC124920429 gene encoding serine/threonine-protein kinase rio1-like, translating to MVLIDIPKTEADVAEKVEKAEEVLGEGEGEGLEEEEDDSDLSYSSDSEIGDALDYLDSKEDDEGVSGVFSLQARRPNAHGGIHSRPNTSTLQPLANRQQKFSTHISASPLEEWEGRLNIGMSNLVTTSIRGSVRDMAIGKTRTNEKADRATVEQAIDPRTRMVLFKMLNRGIFNDMNGCISTGKEANVYHATKTDGQEFAIKVYKTSVLVFKDRDRYVQGDFRFRHGYCKHNPRKMVKTWAEKEMRNLMRLKAAGIRCPTPILLRLHVLVMEFIGKTGWAAPRLKDADLSLDKLRESYLEMIISMRTLYQKCKLVHGDLSEYNILYFEGHLYIIDVSQSVDLDHPRALDFLREDCLHVSDFFKKSGVGVMTIRELFDFIVDPSITDETVDTYLEEIQQRILDRGFEVSHEDEIADAVFVQSYIPKTLDNVNTRNAEEDIDKITGGEDTGNMYYQTITGLKHALAMAPTTKKEDDEEEDETDEDDDEDDDDSFSSENEENKTMTADERKAARKDNKKKVKEEKRESRKTKVPKAIKKKKKKLAKSKKTR from the exons ATGGTGCTGATTGACATACCAAAGACGGAGGCAGATGTGGCAGAGAAAGTAGAGAAAGCAGAAGAAGTAttaggagaaggagaaggagaaggattagaagaagaagaagatgattcgGATCTTTCATATTCGTCGGATTCTGAAATTGGCGATGCATTGGATTACCTAGATTCAAAGgaagatgatgaaggagtttCTGGTGTATTTTCTCTCCAGGCAAGACGTCCAAATGCTCATGGAGGAATTCATTCACGTCCTAATACATCTACACTTCAACCTCTAGCAAATCGTCAACAGAAATTCTCTACTCACATTAGCGCTTCTCCTCTTGAG GAATGGGAAGGAAGGTTAAATATTGGAATGTCTAATTTGGTTACAACTTCAATTCGTGGAAGTGTTCGAGATATGGCTATTGGTAAAACAAGAACTAATGAGAAAGCTGATCGTGCAACTGTAGAACAG GCCATTGATCCTAGAACTCGTATGGTCTTATTCAAAATGTTGAATCGGGGTATATTTAACGATATGAATGGTTGTATTTCAACTGGAAAAGAG GCAAATGTATATCATGCTACCAAGACTGATGGTCAGGAATTTGCTATCAAAGTATACAAAACTTCTGTTCTTGTGTTTAA GGATAGGGATCGGTATGTTCAAGGTGATTTTCGATTCAGGCATGGGTATTGTAAACATAATCCTCGGAAGATGGTTAAAACTTGGGCTGAGAAAGAAATGAGAAATCTTATGAG GTTGAAGGCAGCGGGAATCAGGTGTCCAACTCCTATTCTCCTGAGACTTCATGTATTAGTGATGGAGTTCATCG GAAAGACGGGTTGGGCTGCACCCAGGCTTAAGGATGCTGATTTATCGCTTGATAAGTTACGTGAAAGTTATCTTGAG ATGATAATTTCAATGAGGACACTATACCAAAAGTGCAAATTGGTTCACGGTGATCTCAGTGAGTATAACATACTATATTTTGAGGGTCACCTATATATTATTGATGTCTCCCAATCAGTTGATCTGGATCATCCTCGCGCTCTTGATTTTCTTCGAGAGGATTGCTTGCATGTTTCC gattttttcaaaaaaagtgGTGTAGGTGTTATGACAATTCGGGAATTATTTGACTTCATTGTCGATCCTTCAATTACTGATGAAACTGTAGATACTTATTTGGAAGAG ATTCAACAAAGAATCTTAGACAGAGGATTCGAAGTATCTCATGAGGATGAAATTGCAGACGCTGTATTTGTCCAG TCATATATTCCTAAGACATTGGATAATGTGAATACTAGAAATGCGGAAGAGGATATCGATAAGATAACTGGTGGAGAAGACACTGGAAACATGTATTATCAGACTATCACGGGATTGAAGCATGCGCTGGCCATGGCTCCAACAACTAAAAAGGAAGACgatgaagaagaggatgaaACAGATGAGGATGACGACGAAGATGACGACGACTCGTTTTCGTCGGAAAATGAAGAGAACAAAACTATGACCGCTGATGAGAGAAAGGCCGCCAGGAAAGACAACAAGAAGAAGgtgaaggaggagaagagagaGTCTAGGAAAACTAAAGTACCAAAGGctattaagaagaagaaaaagaagttgGCTAAGTCTAAGAAAACTAGGTAG